From the Prochlorococcus marinus str. AS9601 genome, the window AAATTGCAGAATATTTTAAAACTCATATACATAATATCGATTCAAGGCAAATTTATAAGTCCATGGATATTGGAACAGCCAAGCCATCTAAAAACCAACAAAAAAAAATCAAGCATTTTTTAATAGATATTGAGGAGCCAATCCATCCAATTAATGTTAAACAATTTCAAGGAATTGCTCAAAAATCAATAAAAAGTGAAATTAAACAAAATAATCTACCTTTTCTTGTTGGAGGTAGTGGGTTGTATATGAACTCGATAACAAAAGGTTTTTTTGTACCAGACGTCCCACCTCAAAATGATTTGAGAAAACAATTGGAAGAACTTGGTCAGAAAAAATGTTGGGACTTATTAAAAAATTGTGATCCATTATCAACAAAAAAAATTAATTTTGCTGACCATATTAGAACAATAAGAGCTTTAGAAGTCTTTTACGTCACAGGAAAACCTTTGTCAACTTTGAAAGTGCAAAGGGCGCCTGACTGGAGAATACTAGAGCTTGGATTAGATAGAGATAATTTAAAAGAAAGAATATTACAAAGGACAAAAAATATGTTTTCAGCGGGAATTATTGAAGAGACAAACTACCTCATCTCTAAATACGGATTTGATTTGCCAATATTAGAAACCATTGGATATCGAGAAGCTAAGGATGTTTTAAAAAACCATTCAACCATTGACAAAGCAATTGAGTTAACTACGACAAAAACTATCCAATATGCAAAAAGACAAAAAACTTGGTTTCGTAATAAAAATAATCCTCTTTGGCTTGATAACAAAAACCTTCTAAAAGATGCAATAATTAAGATAGAGTCTTTTTTAAGCTAACTTTATAAAAATAGATTTTTTCATCATCCACTCAAATTATTAAATTAACTGAATGCCACCACGCCCACGTTTTGACCGCCGAGCTCCAGTAAGAGA encodes:
- the miaA gene encoding tRNA (adenosine(37)-N6)-dimethylallyltransferase MiaA, coding for MSRDLPNVIILIGPTASGKTELAIEIAEYFKTHIHNIDSRQIYKSMDIGTAKPSKNQQKKIKHFLIDIEEPIHPINVKQFQGIAQKSIKSEIKQNNLPFLVGGSGLYMNSITKGFFVPDVPPQNDLRKQLEELGQKKCWDLLKNCDPLSTKKINFADHIRTIRALEVFYVTGKPLSTLKVQRAPDWRILELGLDRDNLKERILQRTKNMFSAGIIEETNYLISKYGFDLPILETIGYREAKDVLKNHSTIDKAIELTTTKTIQYAKRQKTWFRNKNNPLWLDNKNLLKDAIIKIESFLS